A window of the Phycicoccus sp. M110.8 genome harbors these coding sequences:
- a CDS encoding beta-galactosidase, whose product MRSWPSDRIAFGGDYNPEQWPREVWDEDMALMREAGVSFVSLGIFSWSWLEPAKGEYEFGWLDDVMDLLHANGVAVDLATATATPPPWLSTAHPDILPVDVDGHTLWPGSRQAWCPSSTVYREYALALTRQLAQRYHDHPALALWHVSNEYACHNIPCYCDTCAAAFRVWLRRRHDSLDALNDSWGTAFWSQRYTEWDQVLPPRRTTTFHNPTHVLDYRRFQSDQLLDFFRAEKAVLTEVSPGVPVTTNFMTLAHFEHLDYSQWAPEQDVVSTDHYVVDALEHPQAELSFCGDLTRGLAGGRPWLLMEHSTSAVNWQPVNPAKAPGEMTRNSVVHVARGADTLGFFQFRQSRAGAEKFHSALVPHAGRDSARFREVAELGALAGRLGEVVGSTVEAQVAILWDYQSNWAATGPAMPSSALHPTAVPHAVHRLLRDRGVTADVVHPGADLSAYRVVVVPTLYSVTDEHARSVSDAAAAGSHVVVTFFSGISDEHDHVRLGGYPGAFRDLLQVRAEEFFPLRVGETVAVGAGTGSLWSEDLTTSGAETVETYASGPLAGKPAVTRATVGEGSAWYLGTLPDDELLGSLLDRVLGDAGVQPAAAVPLGVEAVRRSSGSGSWLFLVNHTDSEQTVPASGTDLVRQAAVGPQVTLPAGGVAVVRES is encoded by the coding sequence ATGCGCTCATGGCCGAGTGACCGGATCGCCTTCGGTGGCGACTACAACCCCGAGCAGTGGCCGCGTGAGGTCTGGGACGAGGACATGGCCCTGATGCGCGAGGCCGGTGTGAGCTTCGTGTCCCTCGGGATCTTCTCGTGGTCCTGGCTCGAGCCCGCCAAGGGCGAGTACGAGTTCGGCTGGCTCGACGACGTTATGGACCTGCTGCACGCCAACGGTGTCGCGGTCGACCTCGCCACCGCCACCGCGACCCCGCCCCCGTGGCTCTCCACGGCCCACCCCGACATCCTCCCGGTCGACGTCGACGGCCACACCCTGTGGCCGGGCAGCCGGCAGGCCTGGTGCCCCAGCTCGACCGTGTACCGCGAGTACGCCCTCGCCCTGACCCGCCAGCTGGCCCAGCGCTACCACGACCACCCGGCCCTGGCCCTGTGGCACGTCTCGAACGAGTACGCCTGCCACAACATCCCCTGCTACTGCGACACCTGTGCCGCGGCGTTCCGGGTCTGGCTGCGCCGTCGGCACGACAGCCTCGACGCGCTCAACGACTCGTGGGGCACCGCGTTCTGGAGCCAGCGCTACACCGAGTGGGACCAGGTCCTGCCCCCGCGCCGGACGACCACGTTCCACAACCCGACGCACGTGCTGGACTACCGCCGGTTCCAGTCCGACCAGCTGCTCGACTTCTTCCGCGCGGAGAAGGCCGTCCTCACCGAGGTCTCCCCCGGCGTCCCGGTGACCACGAACTTCATGACCCTGGCCCACTTCGAGCACCTCGACTACTCGCAGTGGGCGCCCGAGCAGGACGTCGTCAGCACCGACCACTACGTCGTCGACGCCCTCGAGCACCCGCAGGCGGAGCTGTCGTTCTGCGGCGACCTGACCCGGGGCCTCGCCGGTGGTCGGCCGTGGCTGCTCATGGAGCACTCGACCAGCGCCGTCAACTGGCAGCCGGTCAACCCGGCCAAGGCGCCCGGCGAGATGACGCGGAACAGCGTCGTCCACGTGGCGCGCGGCGCCGACACCCTGGGGTTCTTCCAGTTCCGCCAGTCGCGGGCCGGCGCCGAGAAGTTCCACTCAGCCCTCGTGCCGCACGCCGGCCGGGACAGCGCCCGCTTCCGCGAGGTGGCCGAGCTCGGCGCGCTCGCCGGACGGCTGGGTGAGGTCGTCGGCAGCACGGTCGAGGCGCAGGTCGCGATCCTCTGGGACTACCAGTCCAACTGGGCCGCCACCGGTCCGGCCATGCCGTCGAGCGCCCTGCACCCGACCGCCGTCCCGCACGCGGTCCACCGCCTCCTGCGCGACCGCGGCGTGACGGCCGACGTCGTGCACCCCGGTGCCGACCTCTCGGCATACCGCGTCGTCGTGGTGCCCACCCTGTACTCCGTGACCGACGAGCACGCCCGCAGTGTTTCGGACGCGGCGGCTGCGGGCAGTCACGTCGTCGTGACCTTCTTCTCCGGCATCAGCGACGAGCACGACCACGTGCGGCTGGGCGGCTACCCCGGCGCCTTCCGCGACCTGCTGCAGGTGCGGGCCGAGGAGTTCTTCCCGCTCCGCGTCGGCGAGACCGTCGCCGTCGGCGCCGGCACCGGGAGCCTGTGGAGCGAGGACCTCACCACCTCCGGCGCCGAGACCGTCGAGACGTATGCGTCCGGTCCCCTCGCCGGCAAGCCCGCCGTCACCAGGGCGACCGTGGGCGAGGGCAGCGCGTGGTACCTCGGGACCCTGCCGGACGACGAGCTGCTGGGCAGCCTGCTCGACCGGGTGCTGGGCGACGCGGGCGTGCAGCCCGCGGCGGCCGTGCCGCTCGGGGTCGAGGCCGTGCGGCGCAGCAGCGGGAGCGGCTCGTGGCTGTTCCTCGTCAACCACACCGACAGCGAGCAGACCGTGCCGGCGTCCGGCACGGACCTCGTTCGCCAGGCGGCCGTCGGGCCGCAGGTGACGCTGCCGGCCGGTGGCGTCGCCGTGGTCCGAGAGTCCTAG
- a CDS encoding DeoR/GlpR family DNA-binding transcription regulator — protein MLASQRRSRIADLVEQTGAVRVSDLVAELGVSDMTIRRDIDQLADQGLLERVHGGAVAVSTPTSEEPGFRAKSTLMTAQKRAIGEAAAALVEPGSSIGISAGTTTYELARAVRAVPDITVVTNSVPVAQLLHESGTPGQTVVLTGGIRTPSDALVGPVAVAALRSLHVDLLFLGAHGVDAGAGLTTPNLVEAETNRALVACARRTCVLVDHSKFGVIGLSTFLDLDQVDVLVTDDELSQRARATVADVVDTLVVARDHGRTERREGTA, from the coding sequence GTGCTCGCCAGCCAGCGCCGCAGCCGGATCGCCGACCTCGTCGAGCAGACCGGCGCCGTCCGGGTGTCCGACCTCGTCGCCGAGCTCGGCGTCTCGGACATGACGATCCGGCGCGACATCGACCAGCTGGCGGACCAGGGGCTGCTCGAGCGCGTCCACGGCGGCGCCGTCGCGGTGAGCACGCCGACCAGCGAGGAGCCGGGCTTCCGCGCGAAGTCGACGCTGATGACCGCCCAGAAGCGGGCCATCGGCGAGGCCGCGGCCGCCCTGGTCGAGCCGGGGTCGTCGATCGGCATCTCGGCGGGGACCACGACCTACGAGCTCGCCCGTGCGGTGCGTGCGGTGCCGGACATCACCGTCGTCACCAACTCGGTGCCCGTCGCCCAGCTGCTGCACGAGTCGGGCACCCCCGGCCAGACCGTCGTCCTCACCGGTGGGATCCGCACGCCGTCCGACGCCCTGGTCGGCCCGGTCGCGGTCGCGGCCCTGCGCTCGCTGCACGTCGACCTGCTCTTCCTCGGCGCCCACGGCGTCGACGCCGGCGCCGGCCTCACCACCCCCAACCTCGTCGAGGCCGAGACCAACCGGGCCCTGGTCGCCTGCGCCCGCCGGACGTGCGTGCTCGTCGACCACTCCAAGTTCGGCGTCATCGGCCTCAGCACCTTCCTCGACCTCGACCAGGTCGACGTGCTCGTCACCGACGACGAGCTGTCCCAGCGGGCCCGGGCGACCGTGGCCGACGTGGTGGACACCCTCGTCGTGGCCCGCGACCACGGCCGCACCGAACGACGGGAGGGCACCGCATGA
- the galT gene encoding galactose-1-phosphate uridylyltransferase: MTAHGERVRVRRTSRTLADGREIIYFDDSPDAPPREAVDGRPLGPRARAGQVRYDALVGDWVAIAGHRSNRTFLPPKDECPLCPTGTGTVPSEVPESSYDVVVFENRFPSYAPVSDFVPEVHSDLVRSGPALGRCEVVCFTSDHDSTFAELSPQRARTVIDAWADRTAALGAVPEVEQVFCFENRGQQIGVTLHHPHGQIYAYPYVPQRSAAILARAREHHAATGRLLGADLLEAERRDGLRVVLSGQHWTAYVPYAARWPVEVHLAPHRDVPDLPALDDDERDELAVLYLDLLQRLDRYYSKKDGRDVRLPYIAGWHQAPAKEGRDVSRLHLQVMSVLRSPSKLKYLAGSESGVGGWVNDVSPEDIAARLREVGA; encoded by the coding sequence ATGACCGCCCACGGTGAGCGCGTCCGCGTGCGCCGCACCAGCCGCACGCTGGCGGACGGCCGCGAGATCATCTACTTCGACGACAGCCCGGACGCACCGCCGCGCGAGGCGGTCGACGGCCGTCCCCTCGGCCCCCGGGCCAGGGCGGGCCAGGTCCGCTACGACGCGCTGGTCGGCGACTGGGTGGCGATCGCCGGGCACCGCTCGAACCGCACCTTCCTGCCCCCGAAGGACGAGTGCCCGCTGTGCCCGACCGGCACCGGCACGGTCCCGTCCGAGGTGCCGGAGAGCTCGTACGACGTCGTGGTGTTCGAGAACCGGTTCCCCTCGTACGCCCCGGTGTCCGACTTCGTCCCGGAGGTCCACTCCGACCTGGTGCGCTCCGGTCCCGCCCTCGGCCGCTGCGAGGTGGTCTGCTTCACCAGCGACCACGACTCGACGTTCGCGGAGCTGAGCCCGCAGCGCGCCCGCACGGTCATCGACGCCTGGGCGGACCGCACGGCGGCACTCGGGGCCGTCCCCGAGGTGGAACAGGTGTTCTGCTTCGAGAACCGCGGCCAGCAGATCGGCGTCACGCTGCACCACCCCCACGGGCAGATCTACGCCTACCCCTACGTCCCCCAGCGCTCGGCCGCGATCCTCGCCCGGGCCCGCGAGCACCACGCCGCCACCGGGCGGCTGCTCGGCGCGGACCTGCTCGAGGCCGAGCGCCGCGACGGCCTGCGGGTCGTCCTCAGCGGGCAGCACTGGACGGCATACGTGCCGTATGCCGCGCGGTGGCCGGTCGAGGTCCACCTCGCCCCGCACCGCGACGTCCCCGACCTGCCCGCACTCGACGACGACGAGCGCGACGAGCTCGCCGTGCTCTACCTCGACCTGCTGCAGCGGCTGGACCGCTACTACTCGAAGAAGGACGGACGCGACGTGCGACTGCCGTACATCGCCGGCTGGCACCAGGCCCCGGCGAAGGAGGGGCGGGACGTCTCACGGCTGCACCTGCAGGTGATGTCGGTGCTGCGCTCGCCCAGCAAGCTGAAGTACCTCGCCGGGTCCGAGTCGGGTGTCGGCGGCTGGGTCAACGACGTGTCGCCCGAGGACATCGCCGCCCGGCTGCGCGAGGTGGGTGCATGA
- the galK gene encoding galactokinase: MSTESASAVFRDAFGAEPEGVWSAPGRVNLIGEHTDYNGGLCLPIGLPQRTFAAVRRRDDGLLRMVSAQGGDVVEVALDDVGPGKPEGWAAYVAGVPWALRRAGHEVSGLDVAVDGRVPLGAGLSSSAALECAVAAAASDLFGLGLLADAAGRTALAAACVDAENTIAQAPTGGMDQSAAMLAEPGHALLLDCRDHHTEQVPFDLVEAGLALLVVDTRAEHALVDGQYAERRDSCEQAARELGVPTLREVAVEELDDALGRLSSDLLRRRTRHVVTEIDRVVQAREALRHDDFERLGALFLQSHASMRDDFEISVDELDTVVETAVEAGALGARMTGGGFGGSAIALVRADAVDATTERVEAAFAQRGFRAPRAFAVTASGSAARDS, from the coding sequence ATGAGCACCGAGTCGGCCTCCGCGGTCTTCCGCGACGCCTTCGGCGCCGAGCCCGAGGGCGTCTGGTCGGCCCCGGGCCGGGTCAACCTCATCGGCGAGCACACCGACTACAACGGCGGGCTGTGCCTGCCGATCGGCCTGCCGCAGCGGACGTTCGCGGCGGTGCGCCGTCGCGACGACGGGCTGCTGCGCATGGTGTCCGCGCAGGGCGGGGACGTCGTCGAGGTCGCCCTCGACGACGTCGGCCCCGGGAAGCCCGAGGGCTGGGCGGCCTACGTCGCCGGGGTGCCGTGGGCCCTGCGCCGGGCCGGGCACGAGGTGTCGGGCCTCGACGTCGCCGTCGACGGCAGGGTGCCGCTCGGAGCGGGCCTGTCGAGCTCGGCCGCCCTCGAGTGCGCGGTGGCCGCAGCCGCCTCGGACCTCTTCGGGCTCGGCCTGCTCGCGGACGCGGCGGGGCGCACGGCCCTCGCCGCTGCGTGCGTCGACGCCGAGAACACGATCGCCCAGGCCCCCACCGGCGGCATGGACCAGTCCGCCGCGATGCTCGCCGAGCCGGGCCACGCCCTGCTCCTGGACTGCCGCGACCACCACACCGAGCAGGTGCCCTTCGACCTCGTCGAGGCCGGTCTCGCCCTGCTCGTGGTCGACACCCGGGCCGAGCACGCGCTGGTCGACGGCCAGTACGCCGAGCGGCGCGACAGCTGCGAGCAGGCGGCCCGCGAGCTCGGCGTGCCGACGCTGCGCGAGGTGGCGGTCGAGGAGCTCGACGACGCGCTGGGCCGCCTCTCCTCCGACCTGCTGCGTCGCCGGACCCGGCACGTCGTCACCGAGATCGACCGCGTCGTGCAGGCGCGGGAGGCACTGCGGCACGACGACTTCGAGCGGCTCGGGGCCTTGTTCCTGCAGAGCCACGCCTCGATGCGCGACGACTTCGAGATCTCCGTCGACGAGCTGGACACGGTCGTGGAGACCGCGGTCGAGGCCGGGGCGCTCGGCGCCCGGATGACCGGCGGCGGCTTCGGCGGCTCGGCCATCGCCCTGGTGCGGGCCGACGCCGTCGACGCGACGACCGAGCGGGTGGAGGCGGCGTTCGCGCAACGTGGCTTCCGGGCGCCCCGGGCGTTCGCCGTGACCGCCTCGGGCTCCGCCGCGCGGGACTCCTAG
- a CDS encoding exodeoxyribonuclease III, with amino-acid sequence MRVISANVNGVRAAARRGGMQWLAEQEPDVLCLQEVRASDEQLAQALEAGGFGDWHVAHTEAEAKGRAGVAVVSRNPLLRVATSVGTRDFDGAGRWVEADVVTPSGTVTLASTYVHTGEAGTPRQQEKYRFLDAITVRLMEWAAAGALAVVTGDLNIAHREDDLKNWKGNLTKSGFLADERAYLDHWFADGEWVDVHRSLHGPGPGPYTWWSWRGKAFDNDAGWRIDYQVASRALAARATAARAGRAAAYDQRWSDHAAMVVDYDLG; translated from the coding sequence GTGCGTGTGATCTCGGCCAACGTCAACGGAGTTCGAGCCGCCGCTCGTCGCGGCGGCATGCAGTGGCTGGCCGAGCAGGAGCCCGACGTCCTCTGCCTGCAGGAGGTGCGCGCCTCCGACGAGCAGCTCGCGCAGGCCCTGGAGGCCGGCGGGTTCGGCGACTGGCACGTCGCCCACACCGAGGCGGAGGCCAAGGGCCGCGCCGGTGTCGCGGTGGTGAGCCGGAACCCGCTGCTGCGCGTGGCGACGTCGGTGGGCACCCGCGACTTCGACGGGGCGGGCCGGTGGGTCGAGGCGGACGTCGTCACCCCGTCCGGGACGGTGACGCTGGCCTCGACGTACGTGCACACGGGGGAGGCCGGCACGCCCCGGCAGCAGGAGAAGTACCGGTTCCTGGACGCAATCACGGTCCGGCTCATGGAGTGGGCCGCCGCCGGGGCGCTCGCCGTCGTGACCGGCGACCTCAACATCGCCCACCGCGAGGACGACCTCAAGAACTGGAAGGGCAACCTCACCAAGTCCGGCTTCCTGGCCGACGAGCGGGCCTACCTCGACCACTGGTTCGCGGACGGGGAGTGGGTCGACGTGCACCGCAGCCTCCACGGACCCGGGCCGGGCCCGTACACGTGGTGGTCGTGGCGCGGCAAGGCGTTCGACAACGACGCGGGCTGGCGCATCGACTACCAGGTGGCCAGCCGCGCGCTGGCGGCCCGGGCCACCGCGGCGCGGGCCGGCCGTGCCGCGGCCTACGACCAGCGCTGGTCCGACCACGCCGCGATGGTCGTCGACTACGACCTCGGCTGA
- a CDS encoding S10 family serine carboxypeptidase-like protein, which produces MADDAAPTTTSTPASTPDETARAEGSSTTTTTDTTTVTTTPAPPQDDLVTTRHTLAVGRRRLHYTATTGRVVLREEVFEDDVFKGLHAKAELSITAYVVDAPAGTNRPVTFAFNGGPGSSSMWLHLGLLGPRRVDSGDAGALTPPPYGLLDNPQSLLAVSDLVFIDPVSTGFSRAVQGGKAKDYHGFTGDIESVGELIRMWTSRENRWLSPKFVAGESYGTVRAAALAEHLQSAHGLYLNGVMLISSVLDLDTVEFEYRNDRAYVDYLPTYAATAHHHGKHGRKALRTVLAEAEEYAARDYPWALARGSRLTAAERAEHVRRLSELTGLSPEYVDRADLRVEHVHFLTELLRDQGLAVGRLDTRFTGPLHHRNAATWDADPSMDAILGSYSAALNHYLRQELGYRHDLAYTASSSRAYKEWSFKEFEGKPVDVSAKLSRAMRANPHLQVHVSYGYHDAATPYWAAEDAVAHLDLTPDLRANIEHAYYEAGHMMYVHEPSRLAQSADLAAFVTRASSR; this is translated from the coding sequence ATGGCCGACGACGCCGCACCCACGACCACCTCCACGCCCGCCTCCACACCCGACGAGACCGCCAGGGCGGAGGGCTCCTCGACGACGACCACGACCGACACGACGACGGTCACGACGACCCCGGCCCCGCCGCAGGACGACCTCGTCACCACCCGGCACACCCTCGCCGTGGGTCGGCGCCGCCTGCACTACACGGCCACCACGGGCCGCGTGGTGCTGCGGGAGGAGGTGTTCGAGGACGACGTCTTCAAGGGGCTGCACGCCAAGGCCGAGCTCAGCATCACGGCATACGTCGTCGACGCCCCGGCGGGCACGAACCGGCCGGTGACCTTCGCCTTCAACGGCGGCCCCGGCTCGAGCTCGATGTGGCTGCACCTGGGGCTGCTGGGTCCGCGGCGCGTCGACTCCGGCGACGCCGGGGCCCTGACCCCGCCGCCGTACGGGCTCCTGGACAACCCGCAGTCGCTGCTGGCCGTCTCCGACCTCGTCTTCATCGACCCGGTGTCGACGGGCTTCTCCCGCGCCGTGCAGGGCGGGAAGGCCAAGGACTACCACGGCTTCACCGGGGACATCGAGAGCGTCGGCGAGCTCATCCGGATGTGGACGAGCCGCGAGAACCGTTGGCTGTCACCGAAGTTCGTCGCGGGTGAGTCCTACGGCACCGTCCGGGCCGCCGCCCTGGCCGAGCACCTGCAGAGCGCGCACGGCCTCTACCTCAACGGCGTCATGCTCATCAGCTCCGTGCTGGACCTCGACACGGTCGAGTTCGAGTACCGCAACGACCGCGCGTACGTCGACTACCTGCCCACCTACGCCGCGACCGCGCACCACCACGGCAAGCACGGCCGCAAGGCGCTGCGCACGGTGCTCGCGGAGGCCGAGGAGTATGCCGCGCGCGACTACCCGTGGGCACTGGCCCGGGGGTCCCGCCTCACCGCCGCGGAGCGGGCAGAGCACGTGCGGCGGCTCTCGGAGCTGACCGGGCTGTCGCCGGAGTACGTGGACCGGGCGGACCTGCGGGTCGAGCACGTCCACTTCCTCACCGAGCTGCTGCGCGACCAGGGCCTGGCCGTCGGACGGCTCGACACCCGCTTCACCGGCCCCCTCCACCACCGCAACGCCGCCACGTGGGACGCCGACCCGTCGATGGACGCGATCCTCGGGTCGTACTCGGCCGCGCTCAACCACTACCTGCGCCAGGAGCTGGGCTACCGGCACGACCTCGCCTACACCGCGAGCTCGTCGCGGGCGTACAAGGAGTGGTCGTTCAAGGAGTTCGAGGGCAAGCCGGTCGACGTCAGCGCGAAGCTGTCGCGGGCGATGCGGGCCAACCCCCACCTGCAGGTGCACGTGTCCTACGGGTACCACGACGCGGCCACGCCGTACTGGGCGGCCGAGGACGCCGTGGCGCACCTGGACCTCACGCCCGACCTGCGCGCCAACATCGAGCACGCCTACTACGAGGCGGGGCACATGATGTACGTGCACGAGCCGAGCCGGCTGGCCCAGAGCGCCGACCTGGCCGCGTTCGTGACCCGCGCCAGCAGCCGGTGA
- a CDS encoding polysaccharide biosynthesis tyrosine autokinase, which yields MELTDYLRVVRAYWRGVALFVLMGIGAAAGLSLATPKVYQADASGFVSAGSATTTGEASVGDSLAKSRAASYVDLATSRATAQAVIDDLHLTASPAALIGQVSVTQPTDTVLIKISARAASPLGAQHLADAWVRALSEQVRKVEDPGGTAQQALRLEPVESASLPTAPISPNLTRNVGMGFAAGMLLGLGYAVLRSQLDRKVRRAEDVQRMFGVTVAATIPRSQAMVRKDGDLVPLVVGAERPDDPAHAAEAFLKLRTNLQFMDIDNPPRIIVVTSPLPGDGKSSVAANLAAALSLSDRRVVLIDGDLRRPVVAESFGLVEGAGLTDVLIGRVRFSDVAQGVGSLPNLTVLAAGGTPPNPSELLGSKAMGRLLRGLADRGYTVIVDAPPLLPVTDAAVLTASADGALVVATAGQTLDSQLGAALGNLDAVQGRTLGVVLNRVAPRSTDSGHYGGYYGRGGTSRPVAVAALEPDDLELPSAGPDRTGGEVAAATAAHGGGTPADRRPSRPARGLGGDVPHVDAALVQTVTGRSA from the coding sequence ATGGAGCTGACCGACTACCTGCGCGTGGTCCGGGCCTACTGGCGCGGGGTCGCGCTTTTCGTCCTGATGGGGATCGGCGCGGCAGCCGGGCTGAGCCTGGCCACGCCGAAGGTGTACCAGGCAGACGCGAGCGGCTTCGTCTCCGCCGGGTCCGCGACGACGACCGGTGAGGCCTCGGTCGGCGACAGCCTGGCCAAGTCGCGCGCCGCGTCCTACGTCGACCTCGCGACCTCCCGTGCGACCGCCCAGGCGGTCATCGACGACCTGCACCTGACGGCGTCGCCCGCCGCGCTCATCGGACAGGTCAGCGTCACGCAGCCGACCGACACCGTGCTCATCAAGATCAGCGCGCGCGCCGCGTCGCCGCTCGGGGCCCAGCACCTGGCCGACGCCTGGGTCCGCGCCCTGAGCGAGCAGGTGCGCAAGGTCGAGGACCCGGGCGGGACCGCCCAGCAGGCGCTGCGGCTCGAGCCCGTGGAGTCGGCCTCGCTGCCCACGGCCCCGATCTCGCCGAACCTCACCCGCAACGTCGGCATGGGCTTCGCCGCGGGGATGCTGCTGGGCCTCGGGTATGCCGTGCTGCGCAGCCAGCTCGACCGCAAGGTCCGCCGTGCGGAGGACGTCCAGCGGATGTTCGGGGTCACCGTGGCCGCCACCATCCCGCGCAGCCAGGCGATGGTCCGCAAGGACGGCGACCTCGTGCCGCTCGTCGTCGGTGCCGAGCGCCCCGACGACCCCGCCCACGCCGCGGAGGCGTTCCTCAAGCTGCGCACCAACCTGCAGTTCATGGACATCGACAACCCGCCGCGCATCATCGTGGTGACCAGCCCGCTGCCGGGCGACGGCAAGTCCAGCGTCGCCGCCAACCTCGCGGCCGCCCTCTCGCTCTCGGACCGCCGGGTGGTCCTCATCGACGGTGACCTGCGCCGGCCGGTCGTGGCCGAGTCGTTCGGCCTCGTCGAGGGCGCCGGCCTCACCGACGTCCTCATCGGGCGGGTGCGGTTCTCCGACGTGGCGCAGGGTGTCGGCTCGCTGCCCAACCTCACCGTCCTGGCCGCCGGCGGCACGCCGCCCAACCCCAGCGAGCTCCTGGGGTCCAAGGCGATGGGTCGCCTGCTGCGAGGCCTGGCCGACCGCGGCTACACGGTGATCGTCGACGCACCGCCCCTCCTGCCGGTCACCGACGCGGCTGTCCTGACGGCCTCGGCCGACGGTGCCCTCGTGGTGGCCACGGCCGGCCAGACGCTCGACAGCCAGCTGGGTGCCGCCCTCGGCAACCTCGACGCGGTCCAGGGCCGGACCCTCGGCGTCGTGCTCAACCGTGTCGCGCCCCGCTCGACCGACAGCGGGCACTACGGCGGCTACTACGGCCGTGGTGGCACGTCCCGACCGGTGGCCGTGGCGGCCCTGGAGCCCGACGACCTCGAGCTGCCGTCCGCCGGTCCGGACCGCACCGGCGGAGAGGTCGCGGCCGCGACGGCTGCTCACGGTGGAGGCACTCCGGCCGACCGCCGCCCCTCCAGGCCCGCGCGCGGCCTGGGTGGGGATGTGCCGCACGTCGACGCCGCGCTCGTCCAGACCGTGACCGGGCGCTCGGCCTAG
- a CDS encoding PqqD family protein: MAEGRWRRCPEVAVVDRGSRVVVLPLADPAAGRPLVLEGPASAVWHALDEPGTSREVAGRVAHAVGVPAAEVEADVASFLLQLAAVRVVEPPPDDTDATPATTSSC; encoded by the coding sequence GTGGCTGAGGGCCGCTGGCGGCGCTGCCCCGAGGTCGCGGTCGTCGACCGCGGTTCCCGGGTCGTCGTGCTCCCGCTCGCGGACCCCGCCGCCGGCCGCCCCCTGGTGCTCGAGGGGCCGGCGTCCGCCGTGTGGCACGCCTTGGACGAACCGGGGACGAGCCGCGAGGTCGCGGGGCGAGTGGCCCACGCGGTGGGTGTCCCCGCCGCCGAGGTGGAGGCCGACGTCGCCAGCTTCCTCCTGCAGCTGGCGGCCGTCCGTGTCGTCGAACCCCCGCCCGACGACACAGACGCCACCCCCGCCACCACGAGCTCCTGTTAA
- the aqpZ gene encoding aquaporin Z, whose amino-acid sequence MRIPALRSRLAAEALGTFWLVFGGCGSAVFAAKFLAPNVVAGQSVQLGIGFLGVALAFGLTVTTMAYAVGHVSGAHFNPAVTLGVAVARRFPWRDVPAYVVAQLVGGLLAGLALWGVARGVPGFSATGHLAANGYGDHSPGGYTLVAVLCAEAILTAFFLYVILGVTDERAPVGFAPLAIGLALTLIHLISIPISNTSVNPARSTAVAFFNGDGAPGQLWAFWVAPLLGAAIAGATYHLVTGIDRRDEDITGVVDPEDLTPVE is encoded by the coding sequence ATGCGCATCCCCGCACTGCGCTCACGCCTGGCCGCCGAGGCGCTGGGCACGTTCTGGCTCGTCTTCGGGGGCTGCGGCAGCGCGGTCTTCGCGGCGAAGTTCCTGGCCCCCAACGTCGTCGCCGGCCAGAGCGTCCAGCTCGGCATCGGCTTCCTCGGCGTGGCCCTGGCCTTCGGGCTCACCGTGACGACCATGGCGTATGCCGTGGGCCACGTGTCCGGCGCGCACTTCAACCCCGCAGTCACCCTGGGCGTCGCCGTGGCCCGGCGGTTCCCCTGGCGCGACGTCCCGGCATACGTGGTCGCCCAGCTCGTGGGCGGGCTGCTGGCCGGGCTCGCCCTCTGGGGTGTCGCGCGCGGGGTCCCCGGCTTCAGCGCCACCGGTCACCTGGCAGCGAACGGCTACGGCGACCACTCCCCCGGTGGGTACACGCTCGTTGCGGTCCTGTGCGCGGAGGCGATCCTCACCGCCTTCTTCCTCTACGTGATCCTCGGAGTGACCGACGAGCGGGCGCCCGTGGGCTTCGCTCCCCTGGCGATCGGCCTGGCCCTGACGCTGATCCACCTGATCTCGATCCCGATCAGCAACACCTCGGTCAACCCGGCCCGCTCGACCGCGGTCGCCTTCTTCAACGGCGATGGCGCACCCGGCCAGCTCTGGGCGTTCTGGGTGGCGCCGCTACTCGGGGCCGCCATCGCCGGGGCGACGTACCACCTCGTCACCGGCATCGACCGCCGCGACGAGGACATCACCGGCGTCGTGGACCCCGAGGACCTCACACCGGTCGAGTGA